In the Cryptococcus neoformans var. neoformans JEC21 chromosome 1, complete sequence genome, one interval contains:
- a CDS encoding chaperone regulator, putative — translation MVADTTYYDLLEVAVDATETEIKKAYKKKAMQHHPDKPQNPDDPNSHETFQRIGQAYETLSNPNDRATYDQYGADGPPRGGMPSDMDMDDLFSAMFGGGFDDFGGGMGGGFFDPSGGRGGGRRKPAKGRDTTVPYDITLEEAFKGKKVVMSIERDRVCGGCKGSGARPGVAPKECSKCSGKGVVFTDRMLGPGLVGKVKSPCPECNGEGVKLRDKEKCKKCKGQKVVKEKKRIEFMIDPGTEDGERIALRGEGDEAPDIPPGDVIFLIRHLPHPSFRAQPHSPGSLTILLSIRLSEALLGFSRVLFIHLDGKGVHVTSKKGERIIQPGSVWVIKGEGLPIRGKGKRGDMYVRFDVEFPTTDWAKGVEVDGGESTKVELPGRKPDLGLSPEQIVVRELSDKPVN, via the exons ATGGTCGCAGACACCACCTACTACGACCTCCTCGAGGTCGCCGTGGACGCAACAGAGACAGAGATCAAAAAGGCATACAAGAAAAAGGCCATGCAGCACCATCCA GACAAG CCGCAGAACCCCGATGATCCCAACTCGCATGAAACATTCCAACGTATCGGCCAAGCGTACGAGACGCTTTCGAATCCCAATGAC CGTGCAACATATGACCAGTATGGGGCGGACGGTCCTCCCCGGGGCGGTATGCCATCCGACATGGACATGGACGACCTCTTCTCTGCCATGTTTGGTGGCGGATTCGACGACTTTGGCGGTGGGATGGGCGGAGGGTTCTTTGATCCCAGCGGCGGCCGTGGCGGAGGACGACGAAAACCAGCAAAAGGCAGAGATACCACTGTGCCGTATGATATCACGCTGGAAGAGGCGTtcaaggggaagaaggtggtgaTGAGTATTGAACGAGATCGGGTGTGTGGTGGATGCAAAGGAAGTGGTGCAAGGCCGGGTGTGGCACCGAAAGAATGTTCGAAATGCTCAGGTAAAGGTGTGGTGTTTACCGACCGTATG CTGGGCCCAGGACTTGTGGGTAAAGTCAAGTCACCATGTCCTGAATGTAACGGCGAGGGTGTCAAACTGCgggacaaggagaagtgCAAGAAGTGTAAAGGCCAAAAGGTtgtgaaggagaagaagagaatagAGTTCATGATTGATCCCGGAACAGAGGATGGCGAACGGATAGCAttgagaggagagggggaTGAAGCG CCCGATATCCCACCAGGCGATGtgatcttcctcatccgacaccttcctcacccttccttccgCGCTCAACCCCACTCCCCCGGCTCActcaccatccttctttccatccgtCTGTCCGAAGCCCTCCTCGGTTTCTCCCGTGTTCTTTTTATCCATCTCGACGGTAAAGGCGTTCACGTCACTAGCAAAAAGGGGGAACGAATCATCCAGCCCGGAAGTGTCTGGGTGATTAAGGGTGAAGGATTGCCTATACGGGGTAAAGGCAAGAGAGGGGATATGTATGTCCGGTTCGATGTAGAGTTCCCAACAACGGATTGGGCAAAGGGGGTAGAAGTCGACGGCGGGGAGAGTACAAAGGTTGAATTACCAGGAAGGAAACCTGATTTGGGATTGAGTCCTGAACAGATTGTTGTGAGAGAGTTATCAGACAAGCCGGTTAACTAG
- a CDS encoding citrate synthase, putative, protein MSFIASRNALRSQLRPSLARSFATTPAAYAQSLKDRMAELIPQEIENVKATRAAHGAKSLGDVTVDMAYGGMRGIKGLIWEGSVLDPNEGIRFRGLTIPECQQKLPTAPGGSEPLPEALFWLLLTGEVPTDEQVKGLSQEWAARAAIPKFVEELIDRCPNTLHPMTQFAIAVNALNHDSAFAKAYSNGVHKKEYWKTTFDDSMDLIAKLPNIAGRIFRNVFGDGKLPPIDPSKDYSANLATLLGFGDNADFVELMRLYITIHSDHEGGNVSAHTGHLVGSALSDPFLAFGASLNGLAGPLHGLANQEVLRWVQKMRSQIGEDASDEKVAEYVWSTLKSGQVVPGYGHAVLRKTDPRYTAQREFALKHLPEDPLFKLVGQIYKIVPNILLEAGKAKNPWPNVDAHSGVLLTYYGLHQQDFYTVLFGVSRAFGVVSQLIWDRALGMPLERPKSYSTEAIKKMFEGK, encoded by the exons ATGAGCTTCATTGCCAGCCGAAACGCCCTCAGGTCCCAG TTGCGTCCCTCCCTCGCGAGGTCCTTCGCTACCACCCCTGCCGCCTACGCCCAGTCCCTCAAGGACCGCATGGCCGAGCTCATCCCCCAAGAGATTGAGAACGTCAAGGCTACCCGTGCCGCCCACGGCGCCAAGTCTCTCGGCGATGTCACCGTCGACATGGCTTACGGTGGTATGCGAGGCATCAAGGGCCTTATCTGGGAGGGTTCCGTTCTCGACCCCAACGAGGGTATTCGATTCCGTGGCTTGACCATCCCCGAGTGTCAGCAGAAGCTCCCCACCGCTCCCGGTGGTTCCGAGCCCTTGCCTGAAGCTCTCTTCTGGTTGCTTTTGACTGGTGAGGTCCCTACCGACGAGCAGGTCAAGGGTCTCTCTCAGGAGTGGGCCGCCAGGGCTGCCATCCCCAAGTTTGTTGAGGAGTTGATCGACCGATGCCCCAACACTCTCCACCCCATGACTCAGTTCGCCATTGCCGTTAACGCT CTTAACCACGACTCTGCCTTCGCCAAGGCCTACTCTAACGGTGTCCACAAGAAGGAGTACTGGAAGACTACCTTCGATGACTCCATGGACCTCATTGCCAAACTCCCCAACATTGCTGGCCGAATCTTCCGAAACGTCTTCGGTGACGGCAAGCTCCCCCCCATTGACCCCAGCAAGGACTACTCTGCCAACTTGGCTACCTTGCTCGGTTTCGGTGACAACGCCGACTTTGTCGAGCTCATGAGGTTGTACATCACCATCCACTCTGACCACGAAGGTGGTAACGTTTCCGCCCACACCGGTCACTTGGTCGGTTCCGCGCTCTCTGAccccttccttgccttcggTGCTTCCTTGAACGGTCTCGCCGGTCCCCTCCACGGTCTCGCTAACCAGGAAGTCCTCCGATGGGTCCAGAAGATGCGATCCCAGATTGGTGAGGACGCCTCTGACGAGAAGGTTGCCGAGTACGTCTGGTCTACCCTCAAGTCTGGCCAGGTCGTTCCCGGTTACGGTCACGCCGTCCTTAGGAAGACT GACCCCCGATACACTGCTCAGCGAGAGTTTGCCCTCAAGCACTTGCCCGAGGACCctctcttcaagctcgtcgGTCAGATCTACAAGATCGTTCCTAACATTCTCCTCGAGGCCGGTAAGGCCAAGA ACCCCTGGCCCAACGTCGACGCCCACTCTGGTGTCCTCCTTACTTACTACGGTCTCCACCAGCAGGACTTCTACACCGTCCTCTTCGGTGTTTCCCGTGCTTTCGGTGTTGTTTCTCAGCTCATCTGGGACCGAGCTCTTGGT ATGCCCCTCGAGAGGCCCAAGTCTTACTCCACCGAGGCTATCAAGAAGATGTTCGAGGGCAAGTAA
- a CDS encoding T-complex protein 1 epsilon subunit, putative gives MSVDQINPGQAVYAQDENGRPFIIVREQGRKVRTHGLEAIRSHILAARSVTNIIKTSLGPRGLDKILISPDGEITVTNDGATILGQMEVEHQIAKLLVEVSKSQDDEIGDGTTGVVVLAGALLSSALSLLDRGIHPIRIADGYEKACEIAVAELDRVADTIEFSKDDVSNLMKTAKTSLGSKIVSIAHDKFASIAVEAVLSVADLERRDVDFELIKVDGKVGGSLEDTSLVKGVVIDKDMSHPQMPSVVRDAKIAILTCPFEPPRPKTKHKLDIESVEEYKKLREYEKEKFLDMIKKVKDTGANLVICQWGFDDEANHLLMQNELPAVRWVGGPEIELIAIATNGRIVPRFEDLTADKLGHAGVVRELTFGTTRDKMLVIEECANSRAVTVFVRGSNKMIIDEAKRALHDAICVARNLVRDNRVVYGGGAAEICASVAVSKRADEIPTIEQYAMRAFANALDAIPLALAENSGLSPIDTLADVKSRQVTEGNPRLGIDCLGRAENDMKKQHVYDPLISKRQQFLLATQVVRMILRVDDVIDASAFGDE, from the exons ATGTCTGTGGACCAAATAAACCCAGGTCAGGCTGTCTATGCCCAGGATGAG AACGGACGACCGTTCATTATTGTACG GGaacaaggaaggaaagttAGGACGCACGGCCTGGAAGCTATCAGG AGCCACATTCTTGCTGCCCGATCAG TAACCAACATCATTAAAACCTCTCTTGGTCCTCGTGGTTTGGACAAGATCCTCATTTCCCCAGATGGAGAGATAACTGTCACCAATGACGGTGCGACCATTTTGGGACAGATGGAAGTGGAACACCAGATTGCAAAACTCCTGGTAGAGGTGTCGAAGAgtcaagatgatgagattgGAGACGGTACAACAGGTGTTGTTG TACTTGCTGGTGcacttctttcttctgcGCTGTCTCTCCTTGACAGAGGTATACATCCTATCCGAATTGCCGATGGTTATGAGAAGGCTTGTGAAATCGCTGTCGCCGAGTTGGACCGCGTTGCGGACACT ATTGAATTTAGCAAGGATGATGTTTCAAATTTGATGAAGACCGCCAAGACCTCTTTGGGTAGCAAGAT TGTTTCTATCGCGCACGACAAATTCGCTTCCATCGCTGTTGAAGCGGTCCTCTCTGTTGCTGACCTCGAGCGCCGCGATGTCGATTTTGAGCTCATCAAGGTCGACGGCAAGGTCGGAGGTTCTCTCGAAGACACTTCCCTCGTCAAGGGTGTCGTCATCGACAAGGACATGTCCCATCCCCAAATGCCTTCTGTTGTTCGAGACGCCAAGATTGCTATTTTGACTTGTCCCTTTGAACCTCCTAGGCCAAAGACGAAGCACAAGTTGGACATTGAGAGCGTGGAGGAGTACAAAAAGTTGAGAGAGtacgagaaggagaagttTTTGGACATGATCAAGAA GGTGAAGGACACTGGCGCCAATTTGGTTATCTGTCAATGGGGTTTCGATGACGAGGCGAACCACTTGCTTATGCAAAATGAGCTCCCTGCCGTTCGATGGGTTGGTGGTCCCGAAATTGAG CTTATCGCCATTGCCACCAACGGCCGAATTGTCCCCCGATTCGAAGACCTTACCGCCGACAAGCTCGGTCACGCCGGTGTCGTCCGAGAACTTACCTTTGGTACCACTAGGGATAAGATGCTTGTTATCGAGGAGTGTGCCAACTCTAGGGCGGTGACTGTGTTTGTCAGGGGTAGTAACAAGATG ATCATTGACGAGGCTAAGCGAGCATTGCACGATGCCATCTGTGTTGCTCGTAACCTTGTGAGAGATAACCGGGTGGTCTacggtggtggtgctgcCGAGATTTGTGCTTCTGTTGCCGTCTCCAAGCGGGCCGACGAG ATCCCCACAATTGAGCAATACGCTATGCGCGCATTCGCCAACGCTCTCGATGCCATTCCTCTTGCGCTCGCCGAAAACTCTGGTTTGTCCCCTATCGACACTTTGGCCGACGTGAAGAGTAGACAGGTGACAGAAGGTAACCCAAGACTGGGTATTGACTGTTTGGGCAGGGCAGAAAATG ACATGAAAAAGCAACACGTCTACGATCCTCTAATCTCAAAGAGGCAGCAGTTCTTGCTCGCGACCCAAGTGGTAAGGATGATCTTGCGAGTGGACGATGTGATAGATGCCTCTGCATTTGGGGACGAGTAG